In Solanum pennellii chromosome 3, SPENNV200, a single window of DNA contains:
- the LOC107015230 gene encoding uncharacterized protein LOC107015230 isoform X1: MANSASTSTGSDSVPPSGIDAGSHFYIHPSDNPGAVLVPIPFNGTGFHSWRRSVLRSLSVKNKLVFINGECKRPEVNHSSYRQWVRCDDMVTSQILNSLDRDIAGSVEYVNDALELWTELEDRYDQANGAKLYQTQKEINDLNQGILDITTYYTRMKRLWEELNSLCVSSQCSCVCVCGAKANVQKAEQDRRLIQFLMGLNVVYTTIRGSILMMNPLPSLAQAFALLVQEEKQREFKPNNQMFTENSSLAAVSSSSGGRSFQTNYSTSNTTPRGRPFCDFCRRPGHVRAKCYKLHGYPSNDTNGSVRDQHNPRHNNKGRGASANSVRLSCDGNASGQTKESSSTSCNDHPQGDENISITKEQYDQVSHLLNQFQNDGVCGSVNYAGPLHGIPYGLKDIIAVPNYTTTWGSTSFKDQVLDIEAWVYKRLKSAGAVLVAKLVTGSLAYDDIWFGGRTRNPWNIEEYSTGSSAGPASCTSAGLVPFAIGSETCGSITYPASRCGVTALRPTFGAVGRTGIMSIAESLDKIGPFCRNSVDCVIILDAIRGKDPDDVSSRDISFRDPFSVDITKLTVGYLEDAEMEVVHVLQSKGVNMVPFNLSYTVDSVQGVLNFTMDVEMLAHFDKWQRSNLDDEYEAQDQWPTELRRARAISAVDYFQAQRARGILIQQVRENFSVDAFIGNATDWEKVCVGNLVGIPVVIVPTGFKKISDAPSNDIRRRTTITTGIYAPPDRDHIALALAIAYQSVTNHHKQRPPIDDLGPNDPIPELPKSL, translated from the exons ATGGCAAATTCTGCCTCTACGAGCACTGGATCAGACAGTGTTCCTCCATCTGGGATTGATGCAGGGAGTCACTTCTACATTCATCCCTCAGATAATCCTGGAGCAGTACTTGTACCAATTCCTTTCAATGGTACTGGTTTTCATTCATGGCGCCGTAGTGTACTTCGTTCCTTGTCAGTGAAGAACAAGCTAGTGTTCATCAATGGTGAGTGTAAGAGACCAGAGGTGAATCATTCCAGTTATCGTCAATGGGTGAGGTGTGATGATATGGTCACTTCACAGATTCTCAATTCTCTAGATCGAGATATTGCTGGTAGTGTTGAGTATGTCAATGATGCTTTGGAATTGTGGACAGAACTGGAGGATCGATATGATCAGGCAAATGGAGCAAAATTGTACCAAACTCAGAAGGAGATAAATGACCTTAATCAAGGTATTCTCGACATCACAACGTATTACACTCGTATGAAGAGACTTTGGGAGGAATTAAACAGTTTATGTGTTTCAAGTCAGTGTagctgtgtgtgtgtgtgtggagcTAAAGCCAATGTTCAGAAGGCAGAGCAAGACAGACGTTTGATTCAATTTCTGATGGGTTTGAATGTGGTATACACTACGATTAGGGGAAGTATTTTGATGATGAATCCCTTACCATCCTTAGCACAAGCCTTTGCCTTACTGGTACAAGAGGAAAAACAACGAGAGTTTAAGCCAAATAATCAAATGTTTACTGAGAATAGTTCTCTAGCTGCAGTTTCATCAAGTTCAGGAGGTAGGAGTTTTCAAACAAATTATTCTACCTCTAACACAACACCAAGAGGAAGGcctttttgtgatttttgtaGAAGGCCAGGACATGTTAGAGCAAAGTGTTACAAGTTGCATGGCTATCCATCTAATGACACAAATGGTTCTGTTCGTGATCAGCACAATCCAAGGCATAACAATAAAGGAAGAGGTGCATCAGCAAACTCTGTAAGACTATCTTGTGATGGAAATGCTAGTGGGCAGACAAAGGAATCAAGTTCAACCTCTTGTAATGATCATCCTCAAGGAGATGAGAATATCAGTATCACCAAGGAGCAATATGATCAAGTTTCTCATCTGCTGAATCAGTTTCAAAATGATGGAGTATGTGGATCTGTGAACTATGCAG GTCCTCTTCATGGGATTCCTTATGGTCTGAAGGACATCATAGCAGTACCTAACTATACCACAACATGGGGTTCAACATCTTTTAAAGACCAAGTTCTTGATATTGAAGCTTGGGTTTATAAAAG GCTGAAATCTGCCGGGGCAGTTCTTGTTGCAAAGTTAGTAACTGGTTCTTTAGCATATGATGATATCTGGTTTGGTGGTAGAACAAGAAACCCGTGGAATATCGAGGAATATTCTACGGGATCATCAGCAGGTCCTGCTTCTTGCACCTCAGCAG GTTTGGTTCCATTTGCAATTGGTTCAGAAACTTGCGGCTCTATTACCTATCCAGCTTCCCGCTGTGGCGTGACGGCACTGCGGCCCACTTTTGGAGCTGTTGGTCGAACGGGTATTATGAGCATAGCTGAAAGCTTG GATAAAATAGGCCCTTTTTGTAGAAACTCTGTGGATTGTGTGATTATTCTGGATGCCATTCGGGGAAAGGACCCAGATGATGTTTCATCTAGAGACATATCCTTTAGAGATCCATTCTCAGTTGATATCACAAAGCTCACTGTTGGATATCTTGAGGATGCTGAGATGGAA GTCGTTCACGTACTTCAATCAAAAGGAGTAAATATGGTCCCGTTTAACCTGAGTTACACTGTTGATTCTGTCCAAGGTGTCCTCAATTTCACAATGGATGTTGAGATGCTGGCTCACTTTGACAAATGGCAGCGCTCAAATCTGGATGATGAATATGAAGCCCAAGATCAATGGCCTACTGAACTTCGCCGAGCACGTGCCATATCTGCAGTTGACTATTTTCAG GCACAAAGAGCTAGAGGTATATTGATTCAGCAAGTAAGAGAAAATTTCAGCGTTGATGCATTTATTGGAAATGCAACTGACTGGGAGAAAGTTTGTGTTGGCAATCTTGTGGGTATTCCAGTAGTAATTGTTCCAACAGGATTCAAAAAGATATCTGATGCACCATCAAATGATATTCGCCGAAGAACAACAATAACTACAGGCATATATGCTCCTCCGGACCGTGATCATATC GCCTTAGCTTTAGCAATTGCTTATCAATCAGTTACCAATCATCATAAGCAGCGGCCACCAATTGATGACCTTGGGCCAAATGATCCTATTCCAGAATTACCAAAATCCCTGTAG
- the LOC107015230 gene encoding uncharacterized protein LOC107015230 isoform X4: MACYAAIEKGGDVFFPTPARSVRRSFHLLMFVLIFTLLLNSNCVSSYSSGYWDFSSSNSTDTERGKLGPGNPGVCSGKAKHLPVCECGFKMLDSCFLNKNKMLEIEKGANDFNIPIIRSNRKLVASTDGGLHKPSCLVFNSAWKARQVEHEPNKKLNYPSPAGIQRPKSDEDIAFMSILELGQLLKENLITSVELTGIFLKRLKRYGPVLESVVTITEELAYKQAKEADQLLAEGKYLGPLHGIPYGLKDIIAVPNYTTTWGSTSFKDQVLDIEAWVYKRLKSAGAVLVAKLVTGSLAYDDIWFGGRTRNPWNIEEYSTGSSAGPASCTSAGLVPFAIGSETCGSITYPASRCGVTALRPTFGAVGRTGIMSIAESLDKIGPFCRNSVDCVIILDAIRGKDPDDVSSRDISFRDPFSVDITKLTVGYLEDAEMEVVHVLQSKGVNMVPFNLSYTVDSVQGVLNFTMDVEMLAHFDKWQRSNLDDEYEAQDQWPTELRRARAISAVDYFQAQRARGILIQQVRENFSVDAFIGNATDWEKVCVGNLVGIPVVIVPTGFKKISDAPSNDIRRRTTITTGIYAPPDRDHIALALAIAYQSVTNHHKQRPPIDDLGPNDPIPELPKSL, translated from the exons ATGGCTTGTTACGCGGCGATTGAAAAGGGCGGCGACGTGTTTTTCCCAACTCCGGCACGTTCAGTTCGTCGGTCTTTTCACTTGCTCATGTTCGTGCTTATATTTACTTTGTTGCTAAATAGCAACTGCGTCTCTTCATACTCATCAGGATACTGGGATTTTAGCAGCAGCAACTCCACAGATACG GAAAGAGGGAAGTTGGGTCCCGGAAATCCCGGTGTATGTTCCGGAAAGGCCAAACATCTTCCAGTTTGTGAATGTGGATTCAAAATGTTGGACTCTTGCTTCTTGAATAAGAACAAG ATGCTTGAAATAGAAAAGGGAGCAAATGACTTTAACATACCCATAATCAGATCCAACCGAAAATTAGTTGCCTCTACTGATGGAGGTCTGCATAAACCGTCTTGTTTAGTCTTCAATTCTGCATGGAAGGCCCGACAAGTAGAACACGAACCAAACAAAAAGCTCAATTATCCATCACCTGCTGGTATACAAAGACCAAAAAGTGATGAGGATATCGCATTCATGAGT ATTCTTGAACTTGGCCAGCTTCTCAAGGAAAATTTAATCACATCAGTGGAGCTGACTGGAATTTTCTTGAAGAGACTGAAGAG GTATGGTCCTGTTCTTGAATCGGTCGTTACAATTACTGAAGAATTAGCATACAAACAAGCAAAAGAGGCTGATCAACTGCTTGCTGAAGGCAAATATTTGG GTCCTCTTCATGGGATTCCTTATGGTCTGAAGGACATCATAGCAGTACCTAACTATACCACAACATGGGGTTCAACATCTTTTAAAGACCAAGTTCTTGATATTGAAGCTTGGGTTTATAAAAG GCTGAAATCTGCCGGGGCAGTTCTTGTTGCAAAGTTAGTAACTGGTTCTTTAGCATATGATGATATCTGGTTTGGTGGTAGAACAAGAAACCCGTGGAATATCGAGGAATATTCTACGGGATCATCAGCAGGTCCTGCTTCTTGCACCTCAGCAG GTTTGGTTCCATTTGCAATTGGTTCAGAAACTTGCGGCTCTATTACCTATCCAGCTTCCCGCTGTGGCGTGACGGCACTGCGGCCCACTTTTGGAGCTGTTGGTCGAACGGGTATTATGAGCATAGCTGAAAGCTTG GATAAAATAGGCCCTTTTTGTAGAAACTCTGTGGATTGTGTGATTATTCTGGATGCCATTCGGGGAAAGGACCCAGATGATGTTTCATCTAGAGACATATCCTTTAGAGATCCATTCTCAGTTGATATCACAAAGCTCACTGTTGGATATCTTGAGGATGCTGAGATGGAA GTCGTTCACGTACTTCAATCAAAAGGAGTAAATATGGTCCCGTTTAACCTGAGTTACACTGTTGATTCTGTCCAAGGTGTCCTCAATTTCACAATGGATGTTGAGATGCTGGCTCACTTTGACAAATGGCAGCGCTCAAATCTGGATGATGAATATGAAGCCCAAGATCAATGGCCTACTGAACTTCGCCGAGCACGTGCCATATCTGCAGTTGACTATTTTCAG GCACAAAGAGCTAGAGGTATATTGATTCAGCAAGTAAGAGAAAATTTCAGCGTTGATGCATTTATTGGAAATGCAACTGACTGGGAGAAAGTTTGTGTTGGCAATCTTGTGGGTATTCCAGTAGTAATTGTTCCAACAGGATTCAAAAAGATATCTGATGCACCATCAAATGATATTCGCCGAAGAACAACAATAACTACAGGCATATATGCTCCTCCGGACCGTGATCATATC GCCTTAGCTTTAGCAATTGCTTATCAATCAGTTACCAATCATCATAAGCAGCGGCCACCAATTGATGACCTTGGGCCAAATGATCCTATTCCAGAATTACCAAAATCCCTGTAG
- the LOC107014427 gene encoding calnexin homolog 1 translates to MEETRRKIWAQYAFLLLACCFFSQLYATSDVKFYESFDEAFDGRWIVSEKEDYSGVWKHAKSEGHDDYGLLVSEKARKYAIVKELDNVVDLKDGTVVLQYEVRLQDGLECGGAYIKYLRPQEAGWTAKGFDNESPYTIMFGPDKCGATNKVHFILKHKNPKSGEYVEHHLKFPPSVPADKLTHVYTAVLKPDNDVLILVDGEEKKKANFLSSDDFEPPLIPAETIPDPEDKKPEDWDERAKIPDPDAKKPDDWDEDAPMEIEDEEAEKPEGWLDDEPEDVDDPEATKPEDWDDEEDGEWEAPKVDNPKCAEAPGCGEWKRPMIRNPAYKGKWHAPLIDNPNYKGIWKPRDIPNPDYFELDKPNFEPIAAIGIEIWTMQDGILFDNILIASDEKVAESYRKSAWKPKFDVEKEKQKAEEEAESGGLKGYQKLVFDLLYKVAGVPFLGEHKTKVLDLLEKAEKQPNITVGVVVSVVVVVFSVLLKLIFGGKKQQPARASAETENTDGAETSTSNSQAAEEKEEQSEDAGAAPRRRTRRDN, encoded by the exons ATGGAAGAAACTAGAAGGAAGATCTGGGCGCAATATGCGTTCCTGTTATTGGCTTGTTGCTTTTTCTCTCAACTCTACGCTACTTCAGATGTG AAGTTTTACGAGTCATTTGACGAAGCATTTGATGGGCGATGGATCGTATCTGAGAAAGAGGACTATTCAG GTGTGTGGAAACATGCCAAGAGTGAGGGACATGATGATTATGGACTTCTTGTTAGTGAGAAGGCTAGGAAATACGCTATTGTCAAGGAGCTTGACAATGTTGTTGACCTCAAAGATGGAACTGTGGTTCTTCAATATGAGGTTCGCCTCCAGGATGGACTTGAATGTGGTGGTGCTTACATAAAATACCTCCGCCCCCAGGAAGCAGGTTGGACCGCAAAGGGTTTTGATAACGAGTCCCCCTACACAATAATGTTTGGACCTGATAAATGCGGAGCCACAAACAAGGTGCACTTCATTTTGAAACACAAGAACCCTAAGAGTGGAGAATACGTTGAGCACCACCTCAAGTTTCCTCCCTCTGTACCAGCTGACAAGCTAACTCATGTTTACACTGCTGTGTTGAAACCGGACAATGATGTTCTTATCTTGGTTGatggagaagaaaagaagaaggcTAACTTCCTCTCATCTGATGATTTTGAGCCACCACTTATTCCTGCTGAGACCATTCCAGACCCAGAAGACAAGAAGCCTGAGGACTGGGATGAGAGAGCCAAGATTCCAGACCCAGATGCTAAGAAACCTGATGATTGGGATGAGGATGCACCAATGGAAATTGAAGATGAGGAAGCTGAAAAGCCCGAAGGATGGTTGGATGATGAGCCTGAggatgttgatgatcctgagGCCACCAAGCCTGAAGATTGGGATGATGAGGAGGATGGTGAATGGGAGGCTCCAAAGGTTGACAACCCAAAATGTGCAGAAGCTCCTGGTTGTGGGGAGTGGAAAAGACCAATGATCAGAAATCCAGCGTACAAGGGAAAATGGCACGCTCCGCTTATTGACAACCCCAATTACAAGGGTATTTGGAAGCCAAGAGATATCCCAAATCCTGACTATTTTGAACTCGACAAACCCAACTTTGAGCCTATCGCAGCCATTGGCATTGAGATCTGGACAATGCAAGATGGCATATTGTTTGACAATATCTTGATCGCTAGTGATGAAAAAGTTGCAGAATCATACAGGAAGAGTGCCTGGAAACCCAAGTTTGATGTAGAAAAGGAGAAACAGAAAGCTGAGGAAGAAGCAGAATCTGGTGGCCTCAAAGGATACCAG AAATTAGTATTTGACCTCCTCTACAAGGTAGCTGGTGTCCCATTCTTGGGTGAACACAAGACCAAAGTATTG GATCTTCTCGAGAAAGCTGAGAAGCAGCCCAATATCACAGTTGGTGTCGTCGTCTCAGTTGTAGTGGTTGTCTTCTCAGTTCTATTGAAGCTCATTTTCGGTGGGAAGAAGCAGCAACCT GCTAGAGCTAGTGCCGAGACTGAGAATACTGACGGAGCTGAAACCTCGACTTCCAATAGTCAAGCCGCTGAGGAGAAGGAAGAGCAGAGTGAGGATGCTGGTGCTGCTCCTCGTCGAAGGACCAGGCGCGACAATTAG
- the LOC107015230 gene encoding uncharacterized protein LOC107015230 isoform X2, which translates to MANSASTSTGSDSVPPSGIDAGSHFYIHPSDNPGAVLVPIPFNGTGFHSWRRSVLRSLSVKNKLVFINGECKRPEVNHSSYRQWVRCDDMVTSQILNSLDRDIAGSVEYVNDALELWTELEDRYDQANGAKLYQTQKEINDLNQGILDITTYYTRMKRLWEELNSLCVSSQCSCVCVCGAKANVQKAEQDRRLIQFLMGLNVVYTTIRGSILMMNPLPSLAQAFALLVQEEKQREFKPNNQMFTENSSLAAVSSSSGGRSFQTNYSTSNTTPRGRPFCDFCRRPGHVRAKCYKLHGYPSNDTNGSVRDQHNPRHNNKGRGASANSVRLSCDGNASGQTKESSSTSCNDHPQGDENISITKEQYDQVSHLLNQFQNDGVCGSVNYAGPLHGIPYGLKDIIAVPNYTTTWGSTSFKDQVLDIEAWVYKRLKSAGAVLVAKLVTGSLAYDDIWFGGRTRNPWNIEEYSTGSSAGPASCTSAGLVPFAIGSETCGSITYPASRCGVTALRPTFGAVGRTGIMSIAESLDKIGPFCRNSVDCVIILDAIRGKDPDDVSSRDISFRDPFSVDITKLTVGYLEDAEMEVVHVLQSKGVNMVPFNLSYTVDSVQGVLNFTMDVEMLAHFDKWQRSNLDDEYEAQDQWPTELRRARAISAVDYFQTSQNLTGLVTERSL; encoded by the exons ATGGCAAATTCTGCCTCTACGAGCACTGGATCAGACAGTGTTCCTCCATCTGGGATTGATGCAGGGAGTCACTTCTACATTCATCCCTCAGATAATCCTGGAGCAGTACTTGTACCAATTCCTTTCAATGGTACTGGTTTTCATTCATGGCGCCGTAGTGTACTTCGTTCCTTGTCAGTGAAGAACAAGCTAGTGTTCATCAATGGTGAGTGTAAGAGACCAGAGGTGAATCATTCCAGTTATCGTCAATGGGTGAGGTGTGATGATATGGTCACTTCACAGATTCTCAATTCTCTAGATCGAGATATTGCTGGTAGTGTTGAGTATGTCAATGATGCTTTGGAATTGTGGACAGAACTGGAGGATCGATATGATCAGGCAAATGGAGCAAAATTGTACCAAACTCAGAAGGAGATAAATGACCTTAATCAAGGTATTCTCGACATCACAACGTATTACACTCGTATGAAGAGACTTTGGGAGGAATTAAACAGTTTATGTGTTTCAAGTCAGTGTagctgtgtgtgtgtgtgtggagcTAAAGCCAATGTTCAGAAGGCAGAGCAAGACAGACGTTTGATTCAATTTCTGATGGGTTTGAATGTGGTATACACTACGATTAGGGGAAGTATTTTGATGATGAATCCCTTACCATCCTTAGCACAAGCCTTTGCCTTACTGGTACAAGAGGAAAAACAACGAGAGTTTAAGCCAAATAATCAAATGTTTACTGAGAATAGTTCTCTAGCTGCAGTTTCATCAAGTTCAGGAGGTAGGAGTTTTCAAACAAATTATTCTACCTCTAACACAACACCAAGAGGAAGGcctttttgtgatttttgtaGAAGGCCAGGACATGTTAGAGCAAAGTGTTACAAGTTGCATGGCTATCCATCTAATGACACAAATGGTTCTGTTCGTGATCAGCACAATCCAAGGCATAACAATAAAGGAAGAGGTGCATCAGCAAACTCTGTAAGACTATCTTGTGATGGAAATGCTAGTGGGCAGACAAAGGAATCAAGTTCAACCTCTTGTAATGATCATCCTCAAGGAGATGAGAATATCAGTATCACCAAGGAGCAATATGATCAAGTTTCTCATCTGCTGAATCAGTTTCAAAATGATGGAGTATGTGGATCTGTGAACTATGCAG GTCCTCTTCATGGGATTCCTTATGGTCTGAAGGACATCATAGCAGTACCTAACTATACCACAACATGGGGTTCAACATCTTTTAAAGACCAAGTTCTTGATATTGAAGCTTGGGTTTATAAAAG GCTGAAATCTGCCGGGGCAGTTCTTGTTGCAAAGTTAGTAACTGGTTCTTTAGCATATGATGATATCTGGTTTGGTGGTAGAACAAGAAACCCGTGGAATATCGAGGAATATTCTACGGGATCATCAGCAGGTCCTGCTTCTTGCACCTCAGCAG GTTTGGTTCCATTTGCAATTGGTTCAGAAACTTGCGGCTCTATTACCTATCCAGCTTCCCGCTGTGGCGTGACGGCACTGCGGCCCACTTTTGGAGCTGTTGGTCGAACGGGTATTATGAGCATAGCTGAAAGCTTG GATAAAATAGGCCCTTTTTGTAGAAACTCTGTGGATTGTGTGATTATTCTGGATGCCATTCGGGGAAAGGACCCAGATGATGTTTCATCTAGAGACATATCCTTTAGAGATCCATTCTCAGTTGATATCACAAAGCTCACTGTTGGATATCTTGAGGATGCTGAGATGGAA GTCGTTCACGTACTTCAATCAAAAGGAGTAAATATGGTCCCGTTTAACCTGAGTTACACTGTTGATTCTGTCCAAGGTGTCCTCAATTTCACAATGGATGTTGAGATGCTGGCTCACTTTGACAAATGGCAGCGCTCAAATCTGGATGATGAATATGAAGCCCAAGATCAATGGCCTACTGAACTTCGCCGAGCACGTGCCATATCTGCAGTTGACTATTTTCAG ACATCTCAAAATCTGACTGGCTTAGTTACAGAACGAAGCTTGTAA
- the LOC107015230 gene encoding uncharacterized protein LOC107015230 isoform X5, which produces MKRLWEELNSLCVSSQCSCVCVCGAKANVQKAEQDRRLIQFLMGLNVVYTTIRGSILMMNPLPSLAQAFALLVQEEKQREFKPNNQMFTENSSLAAVSSSSGGRSFQTNYSTSNTTPRGRPFCDFCRRPGHVRAKCYKLHGYPSNDTNGSVRDQHNPRHNNKGRGASANSVRLSCDGNASGQTKESSSTSCNDHPQGDENISITKEQYDQVSHLLNQFQNDGVCGSVNYAGPLHGIPYGLKDIIAVPNYTTTWGSTSFKDQVLDIEAWVYKRLKSAGAVLVAKLVTGSLAYDDIWFGGRTRNPWNIEEYSTGSSAGPASCTSAGLVPFAIGSETCGSITYPASRCGVTALRPTFGAVGRTGIMSIAESLDKIGPFCRNSVDCVIILDAIRGKDPDDVSSRDISFRDPFSVDITKLTVGYLEDAEMEVVHVLQSKGVNMVPFNLSYTVDSVQGVLNFTMDVEMLAHFDKWQRSNLDDEYEAQDQWPTELRRARAISAVDYFQAQRARGILIQQVRENFSVDAFIGNATDWEKVCVGNLVGIPVVIVPTGFKKISDAPSNDIRRRTTITTGIYAPPDRDHIALALAIAYQSVTNHHKQRPPIDDLGPNDPIPELPKSL; this is translated from the exons ATGAAGAGACTTTGGGAGGAATTAAACAGTTTATGTGTTTCAAGTCAGTGTagctgtgtgtgtgtgtgtggagcTAAAGCCAATGTTCAGAAGGCAGAGCAAGACAGACGTTTGATTCAATTTCTGATGGGTTTGAATGTGGTATACACTACGATTAGGGGAAGTATTTTGATGATGAATCCCTTACCATCCTTAGCACAAGCCTTTGCCTTACTGGTACAAGAGGAAAAACAACGAGAGTTTAAGCCAAATAATCAAATGTTTACTGAGAATAGTTCTCTAGCTGCAGTTTCATCAAGTTCAGGAGGTAGGAGTTTTCAAACAAATTATTCTACCTCTAACACAACACCAAGAGGAAGGcctttttgtgatttttgtaGAAGGCCAGGACATGTTAGAGCAAAGTGTTACAAGTTGCATGGCTATCCATCTAATGACACAAATGGTTCTGTTCGTGATCAGCACAATCCAAGGCATAACAATAAAGGAAGAGGTGCATCAGCAAACTCTGTAAGACTATCTTGTGATGGAAATGCTAGTGGGCAGACAAAGGAATCAAGTTCAACCTCTTGTAATGATCATCCTCAAGGAGATGAGAATATCAGTATCACCAAGGAGCAATATGATCAAGTTTCTCATCTGCTGAATCAGTTTCAAAATGATGGAGTATGTGGATCTGTGAACTATGCAG GTCCTCTTCATGGGATTCCTTATGGTCTGAAGGACATCATAGCAGTACCTAACTATACCACAACATGGGGTTCAACATCTTTTAAAGACCAAGTTCTTGATATTGAAGCTTGGGTTTATAAAAG GCTGAAATCTGCCGGGGCAGTTCTTGTTGCAAAGTTAGTAACTGGTTCTTTAGCATATGATGATATCTGGTTTGGTGGTAGAACAAGAAACCCGTGGAATATCGAGGAATATTCTACGGGATCATCAGCAGGTCCTGCTTCTTGCACCTCAGCAG GTTTGGTTCCATTTGCAATTGGTTCAGAAACTTGCGGCTCTATTACCTATCCAGCTTCCCGCTGTGGCGTGACGGCACTGCGGCCCACTTTTGGAGCTGTTGGTCGAACGGGTATTATGAGCATAGCTGAAAGCTTG GATAAAATAGGCCCTTTTTGTAGAAACTCTGTGGATTGTGTGATTATTCTGGATGCCATTCGGGGAAAGGACCCAGATGATGTTTCATCTAGAGACATATCCTTTAGAGATCCATTCTCAGTTGATATCACAAAGCTCACTGTTGGATATCTTGAGGATGCTGAGATGGAA GTCGTTCACGTACTTCAATCAAAAGGAGTAAATATGGTCCCGTTTAACCTGAGTTACACTGTTGATTCTGTCCAAGGTGTCCTCAATTTCACAATGGATGTTGAGATGCTGGCTCACTTTGACAAATGGCAGCGCTCAAATCTGGATGATGAATATGAAGCCCAAGATCAATGGCCTACTGAACTTCGCCGAGCACGTGCCATATCTGCAGTTGACTATTTTCAG GCACAAAGAGCTAGAGGTATATTGATTCAGCAAGTAAGAGAAAATTTCAGCGTTGATGCATTTATTGGAAATGCAACTGACTGGGAGAAAGTTTGTGTTGGCAATCTTGTGGGTATTCCAGTAGTAATTGTTCCAACAGGATTCAAAAAGATATCTGATGCACCATCAAATGATATTCGCCGAAGAACAACAATAACTACAGGCATATATGCTCCTCCGGACCGTGATCATATC GCCTTAGCTTTAGCAATTGCTTATCAATCAGTTACCAATCATCATAAGCAGCGGCCACCAATTGATGACCTTGGGCCAAATGATCCTATTCCAGAATTACCAAAATCCCTGTAG